One Ochotona princeps isolate mOchPri1 chromosome 7, mOchPri1.hap1, whole genome shotgun sequence genomic window carries:
- the NDUFC1 gene encoding NADH dehydrogenase [ubiquinone] 1 subunit C1, mitochondrial: MAPSALLRPLSRLLTPARLPGGSSARSKFYVREPPNDKPDWLKVGLTLGTSAFLWIYLFQQHNEDVLEYKRRNGLE; this comes from the exons ATGGCGCCGTccgctctgctgcggcctctctctCGGCTCCTGACCCCGGCCAGGCTCCCTGGCGGCT CTTCAGCGAGGTCCAAGTTCTACGTGCGGGAACCGCCAAATGACAAGCCTGACTGGCTCAAAGTGGGGTTGACCTTGGGCACCAGCGCGTTCCTGTGGATCTAT CTCTTCCAACAACATAATGAAGATGTTTTAGAGTATAAAAGAAGAAATGGGCTGGAGTAA